In Arthrobacter sp. MN05-02, one genomic interval encodes:
- a CDS encoding CoA ester lyase, with translation MATSLRNSRAAALPAKLSRSWLLASAASEDTFIPALTSEADSVVFDMEDAVPAAGKAEARERVVEALSTGMTAWVRVNGIETEYWAEDLAALSKAPGLRGVMLAMTEKPEQVTHTAMRLQAGTPVLALIESALGIENATAIASAPGTFRLAFGVGDFRRDTGASDDPMALAYARSKLVVASRVGQLPGPIDGPTVGALGEELLEACKVTASMGMTGKLCLLTDATDTINRGLSPSESEINWAAELLREHAAGAVVGDGSYLPRLARAQKISSLADSYGLWNA, from the coding sequence ATGGCCACCTCCCTCAGAAACAGCCGCGCAGCCGCGCTTCCCGCGAAGCTCTCCCGATCCTGGCTGCTGGCGTCCGCTGCTTCCGAGGACACCTTCATCCCCGCCCTCACGTCCGAGGCCGATTCCGTGGTGTTCGACATGGAGGACGCCGTCCCCGCGGCGGGCAAGGCCGAGGCCCGCGAGCGCGTGGTCGAGGCGCTGTCCACCGGTATGACGGCCTGGGTGCGCGTCAACGGCATCGAGACCGAGTACTGGGCCGAGGACCTCGCGGCCCTCTCGAAGGCACCGGGTCTCCGCGGCGTCATGCTGGCCATGACGGAGAAGCCCGAGCAGGTGACCCATACGGCCATGCGCCTCCAGGCGGGCACGCCCGTCCTCGCCCTGATCGAATCCGCGCTCGGCATCGAGAACGCGACGGCGATCGCCAGCGCCCCCGGTACCTTCCGCCTGGCGTTCGGCGTCGGCGACTTCCGTCGCGACACCGGTGCATCCGATGATCCGATGGCGCTCGCCTACGCGCGTTCCAAGCTCGTGGTCGCCTCGCGCGTCGGGCAGTTGCCCGGCCCGATCGACGGTCCGACGGTCGGGGCCCTGGGCGAGGAACTGCTCGAGGCCTGCAAGGTGACGGCTTCCATGGGCATGACCGGCAAGCTGTGCCTGCTCACGGATGCGACCGACACCATCAACCGGGGACTGTCGCCCAGCGAGTCCGAGATCAACTGGGCCGCTGAACTGCTGCGTGAGCACGCCGCGGGTGCCGTGGTGGGTGACGGCTCCTACCTGCCCCGCCTGGCACGGGCGCAGAAGATCTCCTCACTCGCCGACTCCTACGGCCTCTGGAACGCCTGA
- a CDS encoding MFS transporter, which translates to MALASERAEPTGRRGMSAADRKVLAGTMVGTTIEWYDFFIFAQAAGLVFATLYFGPLKGESPGLAQLVAWATIGISFFFRPLGAVIAGRLGDKVGRKKMLVFTLILMGSATALIGLLPTYAQIGVWAPILLMLLRILQGFSAGGEWGGAALMAVEHAPVAKRGFWGAYPQIGVPVGMILATLVLFLLRSSMSPEAFLEWGWRIPFLLSVVLIVVGYFIRAAVAESPVFKRMIERKRDTATPLRSLLRTNKKQVILTAVIFIGNNAAGYLVIAFLSSYAQRSLGMPAAPVLLATLLASFGWLIFTLYGGILSDRIGRVRTFQIGYALIFVWMIPMFMMIDTRSVWAYGIAVFILTIGLGLSYGPMSAMYAEMFPANVRYSGIGIGYALGAILGGAFAALIAQALLDSTGWSGSIALYIMALCVISFIGVTLAKETKGAPLEAEGTPDDGTRATP; encoded by the coding sequence ATGGCATTGGCTTCAGAACGGGCAGAGCCCACCGGACGGCGGGGCATGAGCGCGGCCGACCGCAAGGTCCTCGCCGGCACGATGGTCGGCACCACGATCGAGTGGTACGACTTCTTCATCTTCGCCCAGGCGGCAGGGCTCGTCTTCGCGACTCTCTACTTCGGTCCGCTGAAGGGGGAGAGCCCCGGCCTCGCACAGCTCGTCGCGTGGGCGACGATCGGCATCAGTTTCTTCTTCCGCCCCCTGGGAGCCGTCATCGCCGGACGCCTCGGTGACAAGGTCGGGCGGAAGAAGATGCTCGTGTTCACCCTGATCCTGATGGGCTCGGCCACGGCCCTGATCGGCCTGCTGCCCACCTACGCGCAGATCGGCGTCTGGGCGCCGATCCTGCTCATGCTGCTGCGCATCCTGCAGGGCTTCTCCGCCGGCGGTGAATGGGGCGGGGCAGCCCTCATGGCCGTCGAGCACGCACCCGTGGCCAAGCGCGGATTCTGGGGGGCCTACCCGCAGATCGGCGTACCGGTCGGCATGATCCTGGCCACCCTCGTCCTGTTCCTGCTGCGCAGCTCCATGTCCCCCGAGGCCTTTCTCGAATGGGGCTGGCGTATCCCGTTCCTGCTCTCCGTCGTCCTGATCGTCGTCGGGTACTTCATCCGTGCGGCCGTCGCCGAGAGCCCCGTGTTCAAGCGCATGATCGAACGCAAGCGGGACACCGCCACTCCCCTGCGCAGCCTGCTGCGGACCAACAAGAAGCAGGTGATCCTCACCGCGGTCATCTTCATCGGCAACAACGCCGCCGGCTACCTCGTGATCGCCTTCCTGTCCTCCTACGCGCAGAGGAGCCTCGGGATGCCCGCGGCACCCGTGCTCCTGGCGACACTGCTCGCCTCCTTCGGCTGGCTCATCTTCACCCTCTACGGCGGCATCCTCTCGGACCGCATCGGCCGCGTGCGGACGTTCCAGATCGGCTACGCGCTCATCTTCGTCTGGATGATCCCGATGTTCATGATGATCGACACGCGCAGCGTCTGGGCGTACGGCATCGCGGTGTTCATCCTCACCATCGGTCTCGGACTGTCCTACGGGCCCATGTCGGCGATGTACGCGGAGATGTTCCCCGCCAACGTGCGCTACTCCGGCATCGGCATCGGCTACGCCCTCGGCGCGATCCTCGGCGGCGCCTTCGCTGCCCTGATCGCCCAGGCCCTGCTGGACAGCACAGGCTGGTCCGGCTCGATCGCCCTCTACATCATGGCTCTCTGCGTCATCTCCTTCATCGGGGTCACCCTGGCCAAGGAGACCAAGGGCGCGCCCTTGGAGGCGGAGGGGACGCCCGACGACGGCACCCGCGCCACCCCGTAG